The genomic DNA TAACTTTTCCATAAGTtttgcttcaatgaatctaatgggataGGAGCCccctatccaataggtccattgaagcaaacttgtggaCAATTCTTGGCACATTGTATTTCCACGAAACATACCCGCAAACTCCTCCTCAATGAGTATTTCGCGTGAGTAGGAAacaatacgcgtgagtgagCAAAATACGCGTAACATCTGTCTTTGATTCACATTCATTTAGGAGCTATACTATAATACGCGTAACAACCTATCTATACTATAATATAATCAACctagtgttcataatcactaaagaacataaaataaacatacccattttgagaacgaagagtaaGAGTAGTGGGTCACGACTTCAAACGAAGAGGTCGTGGTCGTAGTCGTCGTCAGTTGCTGCTCGTGGTCGTGGTCTTTAGGGGAGTAGGGTTTGAGAGTAGAGTCGGAGTGGGGAAAGTGAGAGAGTCGATATTCGTGAAtgaggattttttttaattaggacaaaaaaattatatgtacgatgaaagacgagaaatgtcattcacacattttcatctaaaacgcgtttatgaactcacgcgttttaaaTAAAACGCGTGAGTGGTATTTTTCGTAATTAAGTGATAAATCAGGTGCGCAAGAGGCATTACGAACTTTTCGCAGGATAAAAATGTCCTTTTTACCCACAATATGAAGCGAGATCCATTTATGAATTTAGACTgtcatttcatccaatttccCAGGGAGGGTTTATTAAATAAGAAGGAAgaaatcccctcttctagcctagtggcaataagaggtggatatcccccaggcctccatgaggtcctgggttcgagcccgtcaggcggcaagttctgcgcctggttaattggttaagtatgtttgcgggctatgtacttaacccgcggggattagtcgcactccataagagtagcggaacccagcgttcaaaaaaaaaaaaaaaaaaaaaaaaaaataagaaggaagaatatatatatatagtagtagTTAAGGGGCAGGAGGGTGTGCTTAACAAAAAGCGGGAACGCTACTTAAAGCGGCGGCGGCCCTCCCGACCCATATTTTAGGTTTTTAACAACAACAAACacactcttcttcttcttcgcccACATACCTCATACCGTACTCTCTTTTCCTCTCCTCGCCGCCTGACCCAAATTCACCTCCTCaggtctctctctctctctacttgaatcaatgaatgaatgatgttttgtttgaattctgTTTCTAATTGTTTCTGGAAGAACGTCatctcaaacaaacaaacttaTGATGCATACATAGCATGGAAAATGTTATtgctattttttatgaaaatccctcctcctcctcctctgcATTACTACTCATTTATCTATCTGCTTCAATtactctttctttctttttctttctttttactCATCTCGGATCATTCAACTTTGTTTGAAATTTCTTCTTTCCTTAATTTCACGTCggatttcttcttttctttcccTTCCCTTCCCTTCCCTAATTCTCACTCGCATGcttcattttctcatttcaaTCATCCATCCTCCCTCCTATTTCAAAACTagtcatttttcttttcttttcaattatattaataataataataatgaaagttTTAATATTTGCAGGTGAAAAGATAATTTCACATGAATCAAGATTTAGCCTTTGAACTGGGTTGTTGGGGTGTagagatggaggaggaggatgTTGACATAACTGGAACCAATTGTACTACTGATAGCCTCAGTAAGATTAAAACAGGGGAGGACCCAGATGCAACCGAGCGATCAAGCTCATTCGATGGCACTCTTTCTGCTAAAGATAATTGTTCCCAGACAAGTGATGCCGATGTTGAGTCACGCTTCTATGGACAGGAAATTGACAGTTTTGAAAGCCTCTTTCCTGTGAGGTAATTGTTGTTCCAGCTAGCTAGCTTGCTtgcttattaattaattcacttGATAtgtagttgttgttgttgttgttgtgatGGAAATGATTTTCTTCCTGACCAGGAAGAAGAAACTGACTGCTCATTGGAAGAATTTCATACGGCCTTTAATGTGGAGGAGCAAATGGGCAGAGCTGAAAATCAATGAGCTGCAGAAGCAGGCAAGGAAGTATGACAGAGAGCTTACAGCGTATGAAGCGAAAAAgaaattactaataaatgagCAGCAGACTTCACCTGATTTCGGTTCCAAGTTAAGTCCGTTTAAGAGGAAGACCGCCGTGACGACGAcgatgaggaggaggagaaggaggagagTTGAAGATGTTACCGACATTAAATCATACTTCTCGAAACACAATCTTTTCTCCTATCatggtaaaataaaaatatgtgcaTCTTTCTTCACAAATGTTTTATTGGCTGTATTGTTTTTTTCTCTAACTGTAATTTTCTTCAGAAAATGACAAGTCCAACTTGGATGGAAGTTTCATGTCTGAGGAGGAGACTGATTATCCAGGTATCCttctaaactaattaattaattaattaattaatcaattaattagcAGCAGAGATACATACTAGTAGTGTGTTTTGATATTTGATTGTTGCTTTGATGTTTATAGAAAAGAAGATTAATGTTGGAGGAGAAGGTGAAGTGATGAATAGGAATGATGATGATTGTTGGTTATTTCCAGAgtgggaagaagaagaagaagaagaagaagagagtaATAATCCTTTGGAGCAATTCATGCGTAAAATTTTGAATGCCAAGTCTCATGTTGAGAAGCTCAAGTCTGAACTGGCCTCAGTGATTTCTGGGGGTGATAAGGCAAACAAGGAGGAGAAGTTGGGCATTCTAATCCAATATGATGCGCGAAGCAGCAGCTCTGAGGACGGTCTGTCGGATGAAACAAATTCAAGTGGGGGGGGAATGATCCTATATGGTTTGGAATATGATGATAATATGGGCATGGAGGATAGAGGCGAGGTTTCAAGGTATAGTAGCATAGTTGTTGTTCCTGACATAATAGAAAGCAATGTTAGTAAGTTGTCATCTGTCGACGTCACAATGCATCATCAGCTACCGCAATCTGGAGATTCTAATTCTGAAGCTGTAAGTAAGCTGTTTCTCTCCTGGATCTTCATGTCTGTCtgtttatatttcttcttctcttttcctctcatttttattattgaattatgAGATAGATAATGGATAATGGGCACATACATAGTAGAGAGGCAATGGAGGAAAGAAGGTCgaacaatgaagaagaagaagaagaagaaaaggaaagTGGGCAGGAACAAAGCAGCAACTCaagtggtggtggtggtggtggtggtgctgctgctgctgctgcaaaATGTGACATTAATGAAGAAGTAGAAGAAGGTGGTAGCAGGACAAATACAATATTGTTGTCCAAAGGGAAGCGAGGCAAGCGCAATGCTGGATCTGCTGGTTGGAAAAACATGCTATTATTATGACCAGGGTTCACTatggaaacaaaaaaaaaaatgttatgaaTCAAGTAAGGGACTAACAACAACAATTGATtagtaagtaagtaagtaagtatACCCAGTAGTCTAGAACACTtactatacttttttttattttatttaaattgtagcttacaattaattattatattagctCCATCTAAAACTCTGCCAATGATCAAATTGATCGAATTGatgttgagaaaaaaaaagtacattAATATTGCTGATTGAAACTAAATTTGATGTGGCTGGCTTTCTTTATATTCTAAACTCTTGTGTTccatctttctttatttttattattagtgtCTCCACTTTTGGTCACATTAATAGTATTTTGtcttaaaaagtattattatttaaaataaaataaaattactatcatttctttttctttattttttggTTTAAGAGCTGAATAATTTATGATggtctaataataatatttaggaGCTAGAAGATATATGAAGCCCAAGAAGAAgtcgttgttgttgttgtgttcaTTTAAGTTTTCGCAAGACAAGTGCGTCAAAATGAATGAAAAGGAATTTATCCGCATTTTGATTTCTGTAGTAAAAAGATGAATCTGGGTTTAGTTCTGTATTTACGTTCATTCCCTTTAGCAATCAAACATTTTGTAAGTATAATTATTGTGGctcatatatatgtatatagtaaAACCGAAAAGATCTAAAATCATCAGATTcattccttccttccttccttcaaAAGATGCAacttttaaacataataatattgaaattgaaGCAAAGAAAACAAGCATCAACGGGTGATAGCAAGATCAGATCATTGaactgaaaatataatatatatatatatatatatatatatatatatatatatatatatatgcaacaGGAGCAGAATCTTTTTTCATTTTGACAAACTCTGAAATGTTGTTGTTCCCTATCCGAAATCACACTACAATCAGCCAGCACTCTTTtcaaacacacacacacaaacaaacaaacaaacaaacaaacaaacaaacaaacacaaattaatagataaagaGTATCTCAATTCTCCTCAAATGGTTAGATCACACAAATCGGTTAAATGGTTTCCTGTCGAGAATATTTCTTGAAGTCACTGAAGTGGGTGAGCCCATGCTCAGCCGATCCACCTTATCATGAAGACCACCACTCCCCTGCTGTTCAATGCTTTCTCTGAATTTGGAAGATCCAGAAATGGATGGTGTTGTAGGAAAAGAAAACCTCCTACTACTTGATTCAGTACCACCACCAGGACTCTGACTCATCCTCCCCGGCATCATCCTCTGCCTAGGATTACTTTTTGGCCTTACCTTAGCCTTGGCCGAGGCTGTCTGTTCCATGTAGTGTCTGTGAGGAGATGAAAACGCTGGACAGCTCACTAGGCTGCTGCTGTCgtcgttgttgttgttgttaaagGGACGGAATTTACGTGCACCAGCAGCTGAACTGCCAGGCCTTGATCTTGGGTAGTAACTCATTGGACTTACCTCTCCGCCAAGCGTATCTTTCTTCAAAGATGAcggataatgatgatgatgatgatcaaaagaagaagaagaagaagagttgTTGTTGTTATTAGTGGGTGGGAGCACGATTAAAGGTAGTTTGTGATCTATCCAATTCCACCACCAAGGGAGATGTGAATTTGAATGAGGAGGATATCTTAGGTGCTGTTGAGTGTATGCATAAGACATTGCTTTCTCTCTGAGTAGGATTGCCTCTTGCTTCTTCTCTAGTCTTGCTTCCCTTTCATGCTTCGATAGCATACTGTCATCCCATTCATTGCTCTGCATTGTATTCACACTTTAGATTAATTACATCTTTCTTTCCGGAcagaattaataataataatatacctGGGTGTCGGCGGCGGCTGATTccctgttgttgttgttgttgttgttgttgatcaATTGAGCCTGTCTTTGGAATGCTTTGCTTTCCAATTTCTGAATTCTCAGTAATCGAATTTCATTTTGTAGCTTTGAAAAAGATTGCATCGTTTTCATGGCATTCATAATCTGTTTCTTCACGCTCTCACTCTTTGTCACTCCTTGAAGCCTCACCAGACCCTTTAAAGCCTTATACCCTCTTCTTGCCTGCACAcatacattatatttattatatcttgAAAACAGAAACAAAGAGCATATCTTCTTCTGCTTCTTCTTCATAGTCTTGTGGACTTAAATTATCAGTAAAATTAATCTTACCACATAGCCTCTGTAGGCTGCCTGGATCTTTGTTACTGATGATGAAACTAGttttggaggaggaggagcTTGATCCGCGTCCACATGGCCTCTTCTGTTAGCTGCCTGAATCTTTGTTACTACTGATGATGAAACTAGTTTGGGAGGAGCTTGAACTTGATCCACGTCCACAAAGCCTCTTTTGTTGGGTGCTGCCTGAATctttgttgatgatgatgaaactAGTTTTGGAGTTGGAGGAAGTTGATCGTCCACAATTGTGGAAGAAGTAGTAGTAGGCTTAGTAGGAAAAGGGTCTTTTGGGGACGGTGGTGCTATTTCTTGTGAAGAGGAAGACGGAAGAGGCTTGAGGGAGAGTGTTTGTCGTTCTGCATCTTCCAAGATCTTCTCGATGCTGCTCGGCTCATTGAATATGGGAATGAATGATTTATGTCCATTCCTATTCCTCTTAATCTTCTTCTGTAAGTTTGGATGTGATGATTGAAAAACAGAAATCAATTTATTGTATtgtagtattaattaatttaattatggtTGGTTGGTTTGGGAAACAAAAATCTTACATCGGAGGAGGatcgttgttgttgttgttgttgttgttgttgttgtttgtctTTGGAGAAGCAGATACAGCAGCAGGTTGCTGCTCTCTTAATTGCGGAAAAACGGCTCACTTTCTTCACCATATTTAAAGAAGCATTGATTGCACTACTTGTACTACTATTACCTAACAACAATTTAGGCTGAAGCGGAAACTGGAACGATGTGTTGGTACCTCAATTTCTTTGGAAAGCTCCTACTTAAAAAGTAAGATAAGAAATTTCCAGATTAAAAACCTCAAATCAGAACtcagaagagaagagaagagaaaagaGACCTCGATTATGTAATGAAAAATTGCGAATTAGGAGAGAATTACAATTAAATCTCTGTACGTACcttaagaagaagaagcagcTTTACTTACTTGGTTGCTAAAGCTTGACATATATGTAAACAAGTCGGTTTCATGAGTAGCTTTTTtaggttgggttgggttggggtTGGAGTTGGAtgatgacttttttttttatctatataaataagaaGAGAGTTGTACAACTTTGAATCTGGTTCTGGGTTGGCACGGGGTTTTACTTTTCCTCACCACCACCACCTTTAAAGAAGagggtttttttttatatagaaagaaaattctaataaataaattggtttAGGGTTTGGAGAATTGGGCAGCAGCAGCAAGCAGCAGCAGCTTCAATTCAATTGCTTCTTTGTTATTGACGACGACGACAATTCATGGATGATGATGGATAGAACAGGCGGCGGCCGGGTATAGGTAATAGAAGtagaagtagaagaagaagatagctgattattataataattaaattatgttttactaGTAGTTAATGGATGGATGGAtgtttatttcttcatcttcatcttcgctAATCTCTACAGCAACCGCGTTAAAGCGCGTCACAAACAAAAGCGTTTTCGATGTTCCATTGACTCAATCTTTTTCTCACTTGTTTTAATAATTCTTATAATCTCTccctttttaaaatattaccaAAAGTCTGGTTTTgggattattaaaataactaaatcaATTCTAAAGTTATAATTAAACCCAAccaaattcatatttaattacACAAAAAGTAAACACTTACTTTTccctaaaattattatatacattCCCTCTTCTACTCAGTcttaaatcataataatataattgtttttcacATTACAAATTCATATATTACTATAACAATACTCTCTTTAGTAGACTACCAGTACATTAAATTTGCAGCCCacttaaaatacaattaaacaaataaatggaCCTCAAAGATTGTCCAGTTTTAAGATTTGTAATATTGAAGCCCCCCATTAAtgggtaaaaatataaaaaaaaataaaaagaaaaaagaaagaaagaaagaaagaaaagaaggtGAAACAACTTCAGCCTTTTGAGTTTGGTCCAAACAAATTTAACTTCCTTTGGTTACAAACAAATTGGCTCGATATCTAGCataataatgtgttttaagATGGGCCCAATATATATCCCTGGTCTATTTGGTCTATGATGTGGTACAAAAGATTATCTCCCTTAACAACAGTTTTAATAAACAACCTCAACATTAATTGTCCATTATGGACAAATCCTAAAAAACGGTACAGTATTTCTTGATTGTATCCAATTTGTTTTCACAAACAAGCTCAACATTCAACCAAATCCAAAATATTGGAAGTAAATCATAATAATCTCGTGAGGAAGTGGTGGGCCCATCCACAGTTGTGGGGACTGGGGAGACCATCgtttattatttctttcaaacataagaatctcaaaaatttcattaaattatagAGACGGGTCAATTATGGCTCCCTTCTTTCTAACATTACTAACGTTTCCCAAGATATTGATATCATTGACAGGTTAGAAGAAGAATGAGATGTGACTGAAGCTGAAACCTCTAGCAGATATACTCTCATGGAAAAACTCAACTTTCTttataaatgagaaaaaaaataacgcAAGACAAAAATTATGGTGTAAATGGCTTAAAGAGGGGATTCAAATAGCATATTCTTCTATAACTTTGCAAACTAtcgaaaaaattataatcagatatatatatccttaaggtgaatttaattgaaatCATTGAGGCAAACTCCATTCGGGATTTCATTCTCTTGCTATGAGAATCTTCTCACAGAGCCTGTTTGCGAGAGGCCGATTTTGGGTGAAAACGGCTTTAACAAAATTAGCAAGCAATAAAAGTTCTCTGTCGAGCAGGATTTCACAATTGTGGAAATTTGGGAAGCTATTAAAAGTTGTGATGGAGATAAAGCACATGGTCCGGATGGATACACAATCGCTTTCATTAAGGAGTCTTGTGAATTTATTAAGATGGACTATTTGAGCTCGTTCAAACACTTTCATGCTACGACCTCCTTTGAGAAATGTTGGAATTCTAGCTTTATAATCCTTATTAGGAAGATTTGAGGGGTTAAGGAACTCAAACACTTCAGACATATTAGTTTTGTGACGAACTTCTATAAAATCTTGGcaaaaaactttaattaataggCTCAAAATTGTTTTGCCATAACTCATTTCTCCGAACTAGATGGTGTTTGTACAATATATACAGATCACCGACGCTTCTCTTATTGCAAATGAGTTCATTGACTTTATTATTAGAAGAAATGAGACGGAATGTCTTTGTAAACTTGATATCGAAAAAGTTTTTTATTACGTCAgttggatttttattttctctcattgAGAAGATGGGTTTTGAAGTGAAATGGAGGAGGTGAATCAAAATTTGTGTTACTGAACTTAAGTTTTCAATTCTTATCAATGGTACATTGTATGGGTTTGTAAAGAATTCGAGAGGGCTTAGACAAGGGATCTTTTATCACCCTCTTTTTCATGGTGGTTATAGAAGGTTTGTCAAAACTTTTTGAGATAGATATCAACGCTAGTCTTTTTACGGGAATTAATATAGGAACGACAAAAGATCAAACTACATATCTCACTTATTTTTTGTTGATGACACTTTTTGTCTTACTAAACCTATAACAGAAAACTTTAATTctctttgaaatatttttattattttttaagaatgcTTGAGGCTGAAAATTAATAGAGAAAAATCTGAACTTTTTTCATTGGTAACGTTCATAACACTTAATCATTATTCGAAACTCTATGATTCATAATTGGTTATCTCTCATTAAAATATTGTGGCTACCCTCTCGATGTCAAATCAGTTGCAAAGATATTTGCATGTTTGCTCATTAAGAACTCCCTTGGCACAATCCCAACATTCACTATATCATTCTTCCATA from Impatiens glandulifera chromosome 9, dImpGla2.1, whole genome shotgun sequence includes the following:
- the LOC124915644 gene encoding uncharacterized protein LOC124915644: MNQDLAFELGCWGVEMEEEDVDITGTNCTTDSLSKIKTGEDPDATERSSSFDGTLSAKDNCSQTSDADVESRFYGQEIDSFESLFPVRKKKLTAHWKNFIRPLMWRSKWAELKINELQKQARKYDRELTAYEAKKKLLINEQQTSPDFGSKLSPFKRKTAVTTTMRRRRRRRVEDVTDIKSYFSKHNLFSYHENDKSNLDGSFMSEEETDYPEKKINVGGEGEVMNRNDDDCWLFPEWEEEEEEEEESNNPLEQFMRKILNAKSHVEKLKSELASVISGGDKANKEEKLGILIQYDARSSSSEDGLSDETNSSGGGMILYGLEYDDNMGMEDRGEVSRYSSIVVVPDIIESNVSKLSSVDVTMHHQLPQSGDSNSEAIMDNGHIHSREAMEERRSNNEEEEEEEKESGQEQSSNSSGGGGGGGAAAAAAKCDINEEVEEGGSRTNTILLSKGKRGKRNAGSAGWKNMLLL
- the LOC124916742 gene encoding protein IQ-DOMAIN 14-like produces the protein MVKKVSRFSAIKRAATCCCICFSKDKQQQQQQQQQQRSSSDKKIKRNRNGHKSFIPIFNEPSSIEKILEDAERQTLSLKPLPSSSSQEIAPPSPKDPFPTKPTTTSSTIVDDQLPPTPKLVSSSSTKIQAAPNKRGFVDVDQVQAPPKLVSSSVVTKIQAANRRGHVDADQAPPPPKLVSSSVTKIQAAYRGYVARRGYKALKGLVRLQGVTKSESVKKQIMNAMKTMQSFSKLQNEIRLLRIQKLESKAFQRQAQLINNNNNNNNRESAAADTQSNEWDDSMLSKHEREARLEKKQEAILLREKAMSYAYTQQHLRYPPHSNSHLPWWWNWIDHKLPLIVLPPTNNNNNSSSSSSFDHHHHHYPSSLKKDTLGGEVSPMSYYPRSRPGSSAAGARKFRPFNNNNNDDSSSLVSCPAFSSPHRHYMEQTASAKAKVRPKSNPRQRMMPGRMSQSPGGGTESSSRRFSFPTTPSISGSSKFRESIEQQGSGGLHDKVDRLSMGSPTSVTSRNILDRKPFNRFV